The following proteins are encoded in a genomic region of Spirosoma sp. SC4-14:
- a CDS encoding 3-hydroxyacyl-CoA dehydrogenase NAD-binding domain-containing protein encodes MINYSIDNNVAIISWEMTSAPMNVLNDESIPQFEAALQKAFADDSVQGIIITSAKPEFVAGADLKMILRNNDKDPAEMLKVSAELNRIFRRIETSGKPTVAAINGTALGGGYEICLACHHRVALNNPKTLIGLVEVTIGLLPGAGGTQRLPRMIGIQAALSLILEGKKVGVQEAKTLGMIDEIADTPADLLTKAKNWIAANPKPLKPWDEIDRKTGKIVGKDNFKVPGGNVQSVTGAQAFSVGTAMMMDKTKGNYPAPLEIMACVYEGLQVNIDRALTIEARHFVNVATSKVAKNLIQTMFLGLNEANKGASRPKDVPKTDVKKLGILGAGMMGAGIAYVSAQAGIEVVLKDVSIEAAEKGKDYSRSLLKKGVERGKVDPLKVDGILNLIKPTADAQDLQGCDLIIEAVFEKRELKAQVTTEAEPMLAPDTGVFGSNTSTLPISGLAQAAAKPENFIGIHFFSPVDKMMLVEIIMGKQTSNYALAVAIDYTRKIRKTPIVVNDSRGFYTSRCFGTYSSEGMELLKDGVSPILIENAGKDAGMPVGPLAVTDEVALDLVYKIAAQGVSDGAIGEADTSYQVSRQFVELGRLGKKAKAGFYDYPEGQPKSLWAGLADLYPQTDNQPTLDEVKTRLLYRQAIEAVRCFEEKVVRTKLDADLGSILGWGFPAYTGGALSFADFVGVDTFVQTLDRLADQYGERFRPTELLRERANMQMSMGRVIDARV; translated from the coding sequence ATGATTAACTATAGTATCGATAACAACGTGGCCATCATTTCGTGGGAAATGACGTCGGCCCCGATGAACGTTCTCAACGACGAATCGATCCCGCAGTTTGAAGCGGCTCTACAGAAAGCATTCGCCGATGATTCCGTGCAAGGTATCATTATCACATCAGCTAAACCCGAATTTGTGGCGGGTGCCGATCTGAAAATGATTTTGCGCAACAACGATAAAGATCCGGCCGAAATGCTAAAGGTTTCGGCCGAACTGAACCGCATTTTTCGGCGCATCGAAACATCGGGAAAACCAACCGTTGCGGCCATCAACGGTACGGCTCTTGGTGGAGGCTACGAAATTTGTCTGGCCTGTCATCATCGAGTCGCTCTCAACAATCCTAAAACGTTAATCGGGCTGGTTGAAGTAACCATCGGTCTGTTGCCCGGTGCTGGTGGTACACAACGCTTACCACGCATGATTGGTATTCAGGCAGCTTTGTCGCTCATTCTGGAAGGGAAAAAAGTGGGTGTTCAGGAAGCCAAAACCCTGGGTATGATCGACGAGATTGCCGATACGCCCGCCGATCTGCTGACAAAAGCCAAAAACTGGATTGCCGCTAACCCCAAACCACTGAAACCCTGGGACGAAATTGACCGTAAGACTGGCAAAATTGTTGGGAAAGATAATTTCAAGGTGCCGGGCGGTAACGTGCAGAGTGTTACGGGTGCCCAGGCGTTCAGTGTCGGTACGGCCATGATGATGGATAAGACGAAAGGCAATTATCCGGCCCCACTCGAAATTATGGCCTGTGTATATGAAGGGTTGCAGGTCAATATTGACCGGGCGCTGACTATCGAAGCGCGCCATTTTGTGAACGTCGCAACGTCGAAAGTGGCCAAAAATCTGATCCAGACTATGTTTCTGGGCCTGAACGAAGCCAACAAAGGCGCCAGTCGGCCAAAAGATGTTCCGAAGACCGATGTCAAAAAACTAGGCATATTGGGTGCGGGTATGATGGGCGCGGGTATTGCCTATGTGTCGGCGCAGGCCGGCATTGAGGTCGTTCTGAAAGATGTGTCGATCGAAGCAGCCGAAAAAGGTAAGGATTACTCGCGCAGTTTGCTAAAAAAAGGTGTCGAACGCGGTAAAGTAGACCCACTCAAGGTCGACGGCATTCTCAACCTCATTAAACCGACCGCCGATGCCCAGGACCTACAGGGCTGCGACCTAATAATTGAAGCGGTTTTCGAAAAACGGGAACTCAAAGCACAGGTCACAACAGAAGCCGAGCCGATGTTAGCGCCAGATACAGGTGTTTTTGGTTCTAATACCTCAACGCTTCCAATCAGCGGCCTCGCCCAGGCAGCCGCTAAACCCGAAAACTTTATCGGTATTCACTTCTTCTCGCCCGTCGACAAGATGATGCTTGTGGAAATCATCATGGGCAAACAAACCTCCAACTACGCCCTGGCAGTGGCTATCGACTATACACGCAAGATTCGGAAAACGCCGATTGTGGTGAACGATTCCCGTGGGTTCTATACATCACGTTGCTTCGGCACCTATTCGTCGGAAGGTATGGAGTTGCTGAAAGACGGCGTTAGCCCAATTCTGATCGAAAATGCGGGAAAAGATGCTGGTATGCCCGTTGGCCCTCTGGCCGTAACTGACGAAGTAGCTCTTGATCTGGTCTATAAAATTGCGGCCCAGGGCGTCAGTGATGGGGCTATCGGCGAAGCGGATACCAGCTATCAGGTTTCCCGGCAGTTTGTTGAACTGGGTCGGTTAGGCAAAAAAGCGAAAGCAGGTTTTTATGATTATCCAGAGGGCCAGCCGAAAAGCCTGTGGGCTGGTTTAGCCGATTTGTATCCCCAAACAGATAATCAACCAACACTCGATGAAGTGAAAACACGGCTGCTGTATCGGCAGGCCATTGAAGCGGTTCGTTGTTTTGAAGAAAAGGTCGTCCGCACAAAGCTGGATGCCGACCTGGGCTCGATTCTGGGCTGGGGTTTTCCGGCTTATACCGGAGGAGCCTTGTCGTTTGCCGACTTCGTAGGCGTCGACACCTTCGTTCAAACGCTCGACCGATTAGCCGATCAGTACGGCGAACGCTTCCGCCCAACCGAACTGCTACGGGAGCGAGCCAATATGCAAATGAGTATGGGCCGCGTCATAGACGCGAGGGTATAA
- a CDS encoding AraC family transcriptional regulator ligand-binding domain-containing protein, with protein MQDYQKRLALSLLAYAVQKNINVEQLCERSGVDIKTLRSETSTDFSTQQFSALWLVATELSRDPFFGLHFGESLQLTALGVVGELLRHSRTIGEALTHAAGFGHLVTDMMTMEMERAEQSFTLRFIPDHDRQIAYPELFRQVMDFFMAFALHEVDGLILRKMNPSVVKMAHGQTKLYEYQRVLRCPIIQRSDTYSMEFASDYWDEPILTADYELQRVLLRKVSTLNDAFANTQVLSERINRYLLANAYMGVPTLDAIAANLNVSSRSLQRKLQEEGVTYQQLTDSMRKSLALHYLKSGNYPVKEVSYILGYNELSAFNRAFRRWTGTTPASYQKKYS; from the coding sequence ATGCAAGACTATCAGAAACGTTTAGCACTTAGTTTGCTGGCTTATGCCGTTCAGAAAAACATTAATGTCGAACAACTTTGTGAACGATCGGGAGTAGATATCAAGACATTGCGCTCGGAAACAAGTACCGATTTCTCGACCCAGCAGTTTAGTGCACTTTGGCTGGTGGCAACAGAGTTAAGCCGTGATCCGTTCTTTGGGTTGCATTTTGGCGAATCGCTGCAACTGACGGCGTTGGGCGTGGTTGGTGAATTACTTCGGCACAGTCGCACCATCGGTGAAGCACTAACGCATGCGGCTGGTTTTGGGCACTTGGTTACCGATATGATGACAATGGAAATGGAACGTGCTGAGCAGTCATTTACACTTCGGTTCATACCCGATCATGATCGCCAAATCGCCTATCCAGAGCTATTTCGACAGGTTATGGACTTTTTTATGGCTTTTGCCCTACATGAGGTCGATGGCCTGATTTTGCGGAAAATGAACCCATCGGTAGTGAAAATGGCACACGGGCAAACGAAGCTATACGAATACCAGCGCGTGCTGCGGTGCCCGATTATTCAGCGTAGCGATACATATAGTATGGAGTTTGCCAGTGACTACTGGGACGAGCCTATTTTAACGGCCGATTATGAATTACAGCGTGTTCTACTCCGAAAAGTGAGTACCCTGAACGATGCCTTTGCCAACACGCAGGTACTCAGCGAACGCATCAACAGATACCTGCTTGCTAATGCTTATATGGGCGTTCCGACGCTCGATGCCATTGCCGCTAATCTGAACGTTAGTAGTCGTAGTTTGCAGCGTAAATTGCAGGAAGAAGGCGTAACCTACCAGCAACTGACCGACTCGATGCGGAAATCACTGGCTTTGCACTACCTGAAGTCGGGAAATTATCCGGTAAAAGAAGTATCGTATATTCTGGGATACAACGAACTGAGTGCCTTTAATCGGGCATTTCGACGCTGGACCGGCACTACTCCGGCTAGTTATCAGAAAAAGTATAGTTAG
- a CDS encoding PIN domain-containing protein, whose product MFLQPGQAVVPLYLHYMEQYNLLPNDALILATCKLNDGTFIASHDRDFATACHPEGIRLIRSSRDLAN is encoded by the coding sequence GTGTTTCTGCAGCCTGGGCAGGCAGTTGTCCCGCTGTATCTTCATTATATGGAGCAATACAATCTTTTGCCTAACGATGCATTGATACTGGCCACATGCAAACTGAATGATGGTACCTTCATCGCCAGTCATGATAGGGATTTCGCTACAGCCTGCCATCCTGAAGGCATTCGGTTAATCCGTTCCAGTAGGGATCTGGCTAATTAA